A region from the Medicago truncatula cultivar Jemalong A17 chromosome 6, MtrunA17r5.0-ANR, whole genome shotgun sequence genome encodes:
- the LOC11409078 gene encoding glutathione S-transferase T3, with translation MTRANEATPIPEDSTPKSKKTQQPAWNTEQNLVLISGWIKYGTCSVVGRNQTDKAYWGKIAEYCNEHYSFDSALDVIACQNRFNYMSKIPNKWIGAYEGAKRLQGSAWSDTNVLAKAQELYACGKNVQFTLMEE, from the coding sequence ATGACAAGAGCTAATGAAGCCACTCCAATTCCAGAGGATTCAACTCCTAAGAGCAAGAAAACCCAGCAACCAGCATGGAACACTGAACAAAATTTGGTGCTAATTAGTGGGTGGATTAAATATGGAACATGCAGTGTTGTCGGGAGAAACCAGACAGATAAAGCATATTGGGGTAAAATTGCTGAGTATTGTAATGAGCATTACTCATTCGATTCTGCGCTCGATGTAATTGCATGCCAAAaccgttttaattatatgagcaAAATACCGAATAAATGGATTGGCGCTTATGAAGGTGCTAAACGTTTGCAAGGAAGTGCTTGGTCAGATACTAATGTTTTGGCAAAAGCGCAAGAATTATATGCATGTGGGAAGAATGTTCAATTTACTTTAATGGAAGAATGA
- the LOC112422719 gene encoding uncharacterized protein, whose amino-acid sequence MAFDDEDGSSGSGDDANMLDGHKRQASVPASGGRKRGRKASGDAIVDAMMQIAAASKLRANAIMKNEDKFSISKCINVLDEMQDAPISMGDIDLELDEMELVAAAAGYYYYSSLTKQPSRCLSPRRRGFMTEVLNGHDDFCREMLRMDRHVFQKLCGIFRQRAMLRDTSGVMIEEQLAIFLNVIGHSERNRVIQERFQHSGETISRHFNNVLKAIKSLSREFLQPSEDTTSPEILNSARFYPYFKDCIGVIDGMQIPAHVPAKDQSRFRNKKGILSQNVLAACTFDLQFIFIFPGWEGSVSDSRVLKAVLDDPDQNFPQISQGKYYLVDQGYLNTEGFLAPFQGVRYQPYEFRGANHLPRNAKELFNHRHCFLRNTILRSFNVLKTRFPIMKLAPQYSFQTQRDIVIAACVLHNFIRREERNDWLFSSLGGTFVDEPSDLDELPDVQFISSIQEQNAFSLRESVSASMFDDFLNKWDKW is encoded by the exons ATGGCTTTCGATGATGAGGATGGTTCTTCAGGCTCAGGAGATGATGCGAACATGTTAGACGGACACAAGCGTCAAGCTAGTGTTCCAGCTAGTGGTGGTCGGAAGAGGGGCCGAAAAGCTTCGGGTGATGCCATAGTGGATGCCATGATGCAGATAGCAGCTGCTTCAAAATTGAGGGCAAATGCAATTATGAAGAATGAGGACAAATTCTCTATAAGCAAGTGCATCAATGTGTTGGATGAGATGCAAG ATGCACCAATCAGCATGGGTGACATTGACTTGGAATTGGATGAGATGGAACTTGTTGCAGCTGCTGCTGGATACTATTATTATAGCTCTCTGACCAAACAGCCTTCCCGTTGTTTATCACCCAGGAGACGTGGATTTATGACAGAAGTGCTGAATGGACACGATGACTTTTGTCGTGAAATGTTGCGGATGGACAGACATGTATTTCAGAAGCTGTGTGGCATTTTCCGCCAAAGAGCCATGTTACGTGATACTTCTGGTGTAATGATAGAAGAGCAGTTAGCGATATTTTTAAATGTCATTGGCCATAGTGAACGTAATAGAGTGATTCAGGAGCGGTTTCAGCACTCGGGCGAAACCATTAGCCGACATTTTAATAATGTATTGAAAGCTATTAAATCACTATCGCGTGAATTTTTGCAACCTTCTGAGGATACAACATCTCCAGAAATTCTCAACAGTGCTAGATTTTATCCATATTTCAAG GATTGTATAGGAGTAATTGATGGTATGCAAATTCCTGCACATGTTCCGGCCAAAGATCAATCTCGATTTCGCAATAAGAAAGGCATCCTATCTCAAAATGTGCTTGCAGCTTGCACATTTGACCTTCAGTTTATATTCATTTTTCCTGGTTGGGAAGGTTCTGTCAGCGACTCACGGGTGTTAAAGGCAGTCCTTGATGACCCAGATCAGAATTTCCCACAAATTTCTCAAG GAAAGTATTACCTTGTTGACCAAGGATACTTAAACACAGAAGGATTTCTTGCTCCTTTTCAAGGTGTGCGGTACCAGCCTTATGAGTTTAGAGGTGCTAATCACCTACCAAGAAATGCAAAGGAGTTGTTCAATCACAGGCATTGCTTTCTGAGAAATACTATCTTAAGGTCATTTAATGTGTTGAAAACTAGATTCCCAATCATGAAACTTGCTCCTCAGTATTCTTTTCAGACTCAGCGGGATATAGTCATAGCTGCATGTGTTTTGCATAATTTCATCCGCCGCGAAGAAAGAAATGACTGGTTATTCAGTAGTTTAGGGGGGACATTCGTGGATGAACCATCAGATCTCGACGAACTTCCCGATGTTCAATTTATTTCTTCGATACAAGAACAGAATGCATTCTCATTACGTGAATCAGTTTCTGCATCTATGTTTGACGACTTCTTGAATAAATGGGACAAGTGGTGA
- the LOC11418356 gene encoding uncharacterized protein translates to MDHHVPREIGQDSRVAKTFRVEGRDADRRSPLHSVYRMPLSSNDSQADHPIGTGNRIESRDLKDNRDIRSEKDVCLESRGDDSNKGTRHERDSHNDTKGDIKTDKVTFGLVSSPLNWKDSKDFRGKRYGDSPGGSLDSRHMSHGNTPTEVGKENPTTKDRDSLEAHETVGESKIDSKSEDRFKDRKRIDGKHQGWGDKEKERSDRRNSTQVNNNIGENKESAKEDQAAEKLEKEKKDIPKNREISKEHMKRESWNGMEKEVSYNEKEVADGSVKIPKHETVLPEQKKHKDVDSGKTVDGETRDRRKERDNDLEGDRPDKRFKSEKQSEDGFAGEEETGEKESEDHSCNVQHRKRIQRSRASPLVANLESRFGPHAQDNEGSQGKAGVSHVTYKVGESVLELIKLWKEYESSQSQAEKNAETSNDGPTLEIRIPAENVTATNHQVRGAQLWGTDVYTYDSDLVAVLMHTGYCRPTVSRPPSAIQELRTCIRVLPPQDCYISTLRNNVRSRAWGASTGCSFRVEWCCIVKKSGGTIDLEPCHTYTSAIEPTLVPMAVERAITTRAAASNTSRKQRFVREVTIQYNLCNEPWIKYSISIVADKGLKRPLYTSARLKKGEVLYLESHSCRYELCFVGEKMVKAIPAIQLHDSDIGKSQNHHMHSTNGEKVDSDNVTIDVFRWSRCKKPLPQEVMHTVGIPLPLEHVEVLEENIDWEDILWSQAGVWIAGKEYALSRVHFMSMN, encoded by the exons ATGGACCACCACGTTCCTCGTGAAATAGGTCAGGATTCTCGGGTGGCGAAGACATTTCGTGTTGAAGGTCGTGATGCGGATAGAAGATCTCCTCTTCATTCAGTTTATCGCATGCCATTATCTTCAAATGATTCTCAGGCAGATCATCCAATTGGAACTGGTAACAGGATAGAATCAAGGGATCTGAAGGATAATAGAGATATCCGTAGCGAGAAGGATGTGTGTCTTGAAAGTCGAGGAGATGACAGCAACAAGGGCACCAGACATGAAAGGGATAGTCATAATGATACAAAAGGTGATATTAAGACAGACAAGGTCACATTTGGTTTGGTTAGCAGCCCCTTGAATTGGAAAGACTCGAAAgattttaggggaaaaagatATGGTGATTCTCCTGGTGGGAGTTTGGATTCCCGGCATATGTCACATGGAAATACACCAACAGAAGTTGGAAAGGAGAATCCAACCACAAAAGATAGGGACTCTTTGGAAGCTCATGAGACTGTTGGTGAaagcaaaattgattctaaaagTGAGGATAGATTTAAAGATAGAAAGAGAATTGACGGGAAACATCAAGGTTGGGGAGACaaggaaaaagagagaagtGATCGCAGAAACAGTACACAAGTTAACAATAACATTGGTGAAAACAAAGAATCTGCCAAAGAAGATCAAGCAGCAGAAAAGttggagaaggagaagaaagatATTCCAAAAAACAGAGAAATTTCAAAAGAACACATGAAGAGGGAAtcatggaatggaatggagaaAGAAGTTTCATATAATGAGAAGGAAGTTGCTGATGGATCAGTAAAAATTCCTAAGCACGAAACTGTGTTACCAGAACAGAAGAAACACAAAGATGTTGACAGCGGTAAAACTGTTGATGGTGAAACTAGAGATAGGAGGAAAGAACGTGACAATGATTTAGAAGGAGATCGACCTGATAAGCGCTTTAAATCTGAGAAGCAGTCAGAAGATGGATTTGCTGGTGAGGAAGAGACCGGAGAGAAAGAGAGTGAAGACCATAGTTGTAATGTTCAGCATCGTAAGAGGATACAAAGATCGAGAGCTAGTCCTCTTGTCGCCAATCTTGAGTCTCGTTTTGGACCCCACGCCCAAGACAATGAAGG GTCTCAAG GTAAAGCAGGAGTATCACATGTTACATATAAAGTTGGTGAAAGTGTGCTAGAACTGATCAAGTTGTGGAAGGAATATGAATCATCACAATCTCAAGCTGAAAAAAATGCTGAAACCTCTAATGATGGCCCCACTCTTGAAATTCGGATACCAGCTGAGAATGTTACTGCTACAAATCACCAA gTCCGAGGTGCCCAGCTATGGGGGACTGATGTGTACACATATGACTCAGATCTTGTTGCTG TTCTCATGCATACCGGTTACTGTCGCCCAACAGTTTCTCGTCCTCCCTCGGCCATACAAGAGTTGCGCACATGCATTAGGGTGCTACCTCCGCAAGATT GCTATATATCCACCCTGAGAAACAATGTGCGTTCCCGAGCTTGGGGTGCTTCAACTGGTTGTAGTTTTAGAGTTGAGTGGTGTTGCATTGTGAAG AAAAGTGGTGGAACTATTGATCTTGAACCATGCCATACTTACACATCAGCTATTGAGCCCACCCTTGTACCAATGGCTGTTGAGCGGGCAATAACTACCAGGGCTGCAGCTTCG AATACATCGCGGAAACAAAGATTTGTAAGAGAAGTCACGATTCAGTACAACCTCTGCAATGAGCCCTG GATCAAGTATAGTATCAGCATTGTTGCTGACAAAGGACTAAAAAGGCCACTCTATACATCTGCTCGCTTGAAGAAGGGAGAAGTTCTGTATCTGGAGTCACATTCATGCAG ATATGAGCTCTGTTTTGTTGGAGAGAAAATGGTCAAAGCTATACCAGCAATTCAGTTGCATGACTCAGATATAGGAAAGTCTCAAAATCATCACATGCATTCCACAAATGGTGAAAAAGTTGATTCGGATAATGTCACGATTGATGTATTTCGCTGGTCTCGTTGTAAGAAGCCTCTACCCCAGGAAGTGATGCACACAGTTGGCATCCCCCTGCCTCTTGAACATGTAGAG GTGCTAGAGGAAAATATAGATTGGGAAGATATTCTATGGTCTCAAGCTGGTGTTTGGATTGCAGGAAAGGAATATGCCCTTTCAAGGGTGCATTTCATGTCAATGAATTAG
- the LOC11415177 gene encoding probable carboxylesterase 18, with protein sequence MSAPKKPKLPFPLKTRLSISLIMTLTDAACRSNGSVNRRLLNFLDNKTSAKATPINGVSTKDITVDAESKIWFRLFTPTGINASAGGGSNTETTSLPVVIFFHGGGFTFMSPASLSYDTICRRFSRELNVVVVSVNYRRTPEYRYPTQYEDGETALKFLDENKSVLPENVDVSKCFLAGDSAGANLAHHVAVRACKAGLQRIRVAGLISMQPFFGGEERTEAEIRLEGSLMISMARTDWMWKVFLPEGSNRDHNAANVSGPNAEDLSRLDYPDTLVFVGGLDGLYDWQKRYYEWLKISGKKAQLIEYPNMMHGFYAFPNVPEASQLILQIKDFINNRVSNFI encoded by the coding sequence ATGTCAGCACCAAAAAAACCCAAACTCCCTTTTCCTTTGAAGACTCGCCTTTCGATTTCATTGATTATGACTTTAACGGACGCTGCATGTCGATCTAATGGTAGTGTTAACCGCCGTCTTCTCAACTTTTTAGATAACAAAACATCGGCTAAAGCAACTCCCATTAACGGTGTTTCCACAAAAGACATAACTGTTGATGCCGAAAGTAAAATTTGGTTCCGTCTCTTCACTCCCACCGGCATCAATGCCAGCGCCGGAGGAGGTAGTAACACCGAAACCACATCCCTTCCCGTGGTAATTTTCTTCCACGGTGGAGGATTCACGTTTATGTCTCCCGCTTCATTATCCTATGATACCATTTGTCGGAGATTCTCACGGGAATTGAATGTCGTCGTTGTCTCCGTCAACTACCGCCGCACACCGGAGTATCGTTACCCGACACAATACGAAGATGGAGAAACCGCATTGAAATTCCTTGACGAAAACAAATCCGTTTTACCGGAAAATGTTGATGTGTCAAAATGTTTCCTAGCTGGAGACAGCGCGGGTGCAAATTTGGCACATCATGTTGCGGTTCGGGCTTGCAAAGCAGGGCTCCAGAGAATCCGGGTAGCCGGGTTGATTTCAATGCAACCGTTTTTTGGTGGCGAGGAGCGAACAGAAGCAGAGATTCGCCTTGAAGGATCGTTGATGATTTCGATGGCGAGGACAGATTGGATGTGGAAGGTGTTTTTGCCAGAGGGTTCGAACCGAGATCACAACGCAGCTAATGTTAGTGGGCCGAATGCGGAGGATTTATCCCGATTAGATTATCCAGATACGCTTGTTTTTGTGGGTGGGTTGGACGGGTTATATGATTGGCAAAAGAGGTATTATGAATGGTTGAAAATATCTGGAAAAAAAGCTCAGTTGATTGAATATCCAAACATGATGCATGGTTTTTATGCGTTTCCTAATGTTCCCGAGGCTTCTCAATTGATTTTGCAAATCAAAGATTTTATCAACAATAGAGTCTCCaattttatatga
- the LOC11422930 gene encoding probable carboxylesterase 18 gives MSSPNKPKPFLSWKSRISISFISALSDASRRSNGTVNRRFLNFLDRKSSPNAIPVNGVSTKDVIVNAEDNVWFRLFTPTAAVNSAGEDNTDTKTATLPVIVFFHGGGFTYLTPDSFAYDAVCRRFCRKINAVVVSVNYRHTPEHRYPSQYEDGEAVLKYLDENKTVLPENADVSKCFLAGDSAGANLAHHVAVRVCKAGLREIRVIGLVSIQPFFGGEERTEAEIRLEGSPLVSMARTDWMWKAFLPEGSDRDHGAVNVCGPNAEDLSGLDYPDTLVFIGGFDPLNDWQKRYYDWLKKCGKKAELIQYPNMIHAFYIFPDLPESGQLIMQVKDFISKVSNSRL, from the coding sequence ATGTCATCACCAAACAAACCCAAACCCTTTCTCTCTTGGAAATCTcgcatttcaatttcatttataAGCGCTTTATCAGACGCATCACGTCGCTCTAACGGCACCGTTAACCGCCGTTTTCTTAATTTCTTAGATCGCAAATCTTCCCCTAACGCCATCCCTGTTAACGGCGTTTCCACCAAAGACGTTATCGTTAACGCAGAAGATAACGTTTGGTTCCGTCTCTTCACACCCACCGCCGCCGTCAACTCCGCCGGAGAAGATAACACCGACACCAAAACTGCCACCCTTCCGGTGATCGTTTTCTTCCATGGAGGTGGATTCACCTATCTCACCCCTGATTCATTTGCTTACGATGCTGTTTGCCGGAGATTCTGCCGGAAAATCAATGCTGTTGTCGTCTCCGTCAACTACCGTCACACACCGGAGCATCGGTATCCATCGCAATACGAAGACGGAGAAGCTGTTTTGAAATATTTGGACGAGAATAAAACGGTTTTACCGGAAAATGCTGACGTGTCAAAATGTTTCCTCGCCGGAGACAGTGCCGGTGCAAATTTAGCACATCATGTTGCGGTTCGGGTTTGTAAAGCGGGGCTCCGGGAAATCCGGGTTATTGGGTTGGTATCCATCCAGCCgttttttggaggggaggaGAGGACGGAGGCGGAGATTAGGCTCGAGGGATCACCCTTAGTGTCGATGGCGAGGACGGATTGGATGTGGAAAGCGTTTTTACCGGAGGGATCAGACCGGGATCATGGCGCGGTTAATGTATGTGGGCCGAACGCGGAGGATTTGTCGGGTTTGGATTATCCGGATACGCTTGTTTTTATTGGTGgatttgatcctttaaatgaTTGGCAAAAGAGGTATTATGATTGGTTGAAGAAATGTGGGAAAAAAGCTGAGTTAATTCAATATCCAAATATGATTcatgctttttatatttttcctgATTTGCCTGAATCTGGTCAGTTGATTATGCAAGTCAAGGATTTCATCAGCAAAGTGTCCAATTCtagattatga
- the LOC11422929 gene encoding pentatricopeptide repeat-containing protein At2g40240, mitochondrial, whose amino-acid sequence MSFLRKHLNNISHSPLSTLRRFSNLTPPPTSATSYDTLAANFATSGDFTSLHSILNKRIQHGFFNTKHTFNFITNSNFTPSLLQNLITTLSRLNPGFTRRNAFDSLITRLCKLRLIEDALTVVQSMSRVDDMDNELKACTFHPILSFLTRVKSLDQAKRVVEVMSELGVPLDLTAHNYFLMTYCYVGDVEAAVTVLRTMEEEGFCFDSRTYDALVLGACRKRNVVGAMVLVRRMVDDGAPMLYSTHMFVIEALVKRDLFEQALSYVRCFSGKDKGLDCELFGCLGGKLMGMSKLKEAMLVLREMDEKGLKMCKNVREFYDMNVGVENDDKLLE is encoded by the coding sequence ATGTCGTTTCTCAGAAAACACCTCAACAACATTTCCCATAGTCCCCTTTCTACCCTCCGCCGTTTCTCAAACCTTACCCCTCCCCCCACCTCCGCCACCTCCTACGACACCCTCGCCGCCAACTTCGCCACCTCCGGCGACTTCACCTCCCTCCACTCCATCCTCAACAAACGCATCCAACACGGCTTTTTCAACACCAAACACACCTTCAATTTCATCACCAACTCAAACTTCACACCATCCCTTCTTCAAAACCTCATCACCACCCTCTCTCGTCTCAATCCAGGATTCACGCGCCGTAACGCGTTTGATTCACTCATCACGCGCCTCTGTAAGCTTCGCCTCATCGAGGACGCACTTACTGTAGTCCAATCCATGTCGCGTGTGGACGACATGGATAATGAACTTAAAGCATGTACTTTTCATCCAATACTAAGTTTTTTAACTAGAGTTAAGTCACTCGACCAGGCTAAACGCGTGGTCGAGGTAATGTCTGAACTTGGTGTGCCGTTAGACTTAACGGCACACAATTATTTTCTTATGACTTATTGTTATGTTGGTGATGTGGAAGCGGCGGTTACGGTTTTGAGGACGATGGAGGAGGagggtttttgttttgattcgCGAACTTATGACGCGCTTGTGTTAGGCGCGTGTAGGAAGAGGAATGTGGTTGGAGCTATGGTGTTGGTGAGGAGGATGGTGGATGATGGAGCTCCGATGTTGTATTCGACGCATATGTTTGTGATCGAAGCGTTGGTGAAGAGGGATTTGTTTGAACAAGCTTTGAGTTATGTGAGGTGTTTTAGTGGGAAAGATAAGGGTTTGGATTGTGAGCTTTTTGGTTGTTTGGGTGGGAAGCTTATGGGGATGAGTAAGTTGAAAGAGGCTATGTTGGTTTTGAGGGAAATGGATGAAAAGGGTTTGAAAATGTGTAAGAATGTGAGAGAGTTTTATGATATGAATGTTGgagttgaaaatgatgataaatTGTTGGAGTAG